The genomic stretch TTTGCAGATTGAAGAAGGCTctttatgggcttaaacaagctccCCGAGCCTGGTTTGAAAAATTCTCCATCGTGATTACTTCTCTTGGCTTCCACCCCAGTGCACATGATTCAGCTCTCTTTGTTAGGTGTACTTCTTCTGGCCGCACTTTACTctctttatatgttgatgatatgattatcACCGGTGATGATGCGAATGGGATAACGGAGTTGAAAACGCACTTGACTCgtgaatttgagatgaaagatttgggtttCCTAAAgtactttttagggatagaagtTGCTTACTCTCCTCGTGGCTATCTTCTTTCTCAATCTAAGTACATTGCTGATATTCTCGATCAGGCTCGTCTCTCTGATGCTCGCACTGTTGATACCCCTCTTGAGCTTAATGCCAGGTATTCTTCATCTGATGGTGTTGCCTTGTTAGATCCCTCTCTATATCACACTCTGGTTGGTAGCTTAGTGTACCTTACTATCACCAGGCCAAACATCGCTTATGCAGTTCACATTTTCAGTCAGTTTGTTGCATCTCCCACTACCATTCATTGGGCAGCTGTGCTTCGTATTCTTCGATATCTTCAGGGAACTCAATTTCAGAGTCTGCTTTTTCCATCTACATCTACTTTAGAGTTACGTGCCTACTTAGATGCAGATTGGGGTGGTGATTGTACTAATCGCAAATCTACCActggtttttgtatatttttgggaGATTTCCTTATTTCTTAGAAAAGTAAAAAACAGATTGTTGTCTCTCGATCGTCTACAGAAGCAGAATATCGTGCCATGGCCTCCACTACCgctgaaattgtttggttgcgTTGGTTACTTGCTGATATGGGTGTTATTCTCTCATATCCCACTCTGATGCATTGTGACAATGTTAATGCTATTCAGATTACTCGCAACTCCGTTTTTCATGAGCGCACAaaacatattgagatagattGTCATCTTACTCGTCACCACTATCAGAATGGGACCATCACTTTACCATTTGTCACTTCCGCTATGCAGATTGCCAACTTGTTTACGAAGGCTCATACTATTTCTCGTTTTCATTTTTTAGTTAGCAAACTCTCGATGCTTCCCGCAAATGCATCGTGAGTTTGGGGGggatgttaataatataagttttattaatatgtaagggtagtttagtaTTTTAGCCTCTaattattttggctatatattttgttgctcttgtactcttatttttatctctttcgacataatgaaaacctagcctcccttttga from Humulus lupulus chromosome 5, drHumLupu1.1, whole genome shotgun sequence encodes the following:
- the LOC133779828 gene encoding uncharacterized mitochondrial protein AtMg00810-like, producing the protein MIITGDDANGITELKTHLTREFEMKDLGFLKYFLGIEVAYSPRGYLLSQSKYIADILDQARLSDARTVDTPLELNARYSSSDGVALLDPSLYHTLVGSLVYLTITRPNIAYAVHIFSQFVASPTTIHWAAVLRILRYLQGTQFQSLLFPSTSTLELRAYLDADWGGDCTNRKSTTGFCIFLGDFLIS